One part of the Patescibacteria group bacterium genome encodes these proteins:
- the atpA gene encoding F0F1 ATP synthase subunit alpha, which produces MSSTKDFIVEQIKSQIADFKADIKEKSVGRVLKISDGIALISGLSEAMMSEILIFKTAEREVTGVALNLEENLVGAIILGEYSLIKEGDEVLCTKRILEVPVGEAVIGRVLNPLGEPLDGKGKVDTDKFYPVEKIAPGVITRASVKEPVQTGIKSIDAMIPIGRGQRELIIGDRQLGKTAIAIDTIINQKGQNMKCIYVAIGQKESKIANIVSKLTETGAMEYTTIVLAGASNSASLLYIAPYAGCAMAEYFLDKGEDVLIIYDDLSKHAVAYREISLLLRRPPGREAYPGDVFYLHSRLLERACKLNKDYGGGSITALPIIETQAGDVSAYIPTNVISITDGQIFLEGDLFYQGNRPAVNAGLSVSRVGSSAQIKAMKKVAGKMRLEAAQYRELAAFAQFGSDLDEDTKKKLERGKRLYEIFKQDQYQPLEVAKQVIIYYSLINGLMDNVPVDKVREFEAGLYQFADLNDGVLKLINQKKELDQEIEDKIKSLVEDYKATLDYLL; this is translated from the coding sequence ATGTCAAGTACAAAAGATTTCATTGTCGAGCAGATAAAATCTCAGATAGCAGATTTTAAGGCTGATATTAAAGAAAAAAGTGTCGGAAGAGTTTTGAAGATCTCTGACGGCATCGCTTTAATTTCTGGTTTGTCCGAGGCAATGATGAGTGAAATTCTGATCTTTAAAACCGCCGAGAGAGAGGTAACTGGGGTTGCTCTTAACTTAGAAGAAAATTTAGTCGGAGCTATTATTTTGGGTGAATATTCCCTTATTAAAGAAGGCGATGAAGTACTTTGTACTAAAAGGATCTTGGAAGTACCGGTAGGCGAGGCGGTTATTGGCCGGGTTTTAAATCCTTTAGGCGAGCCTTTAGATGGCAAGGGCAAAGTCGATACTGATAAGTTTTATCCGGTAGAAAAAATTGCCCCCGGTGTTATTACCCGCGCCTCAGTTAAAGAGCCGGTGCAAACCGGCATCAAATCGATTGACGCCATGATTCCAATCGGTCGCGGTCAGCGCGAACTCATTATCGGTGATCGCCAATTAGGCAAGACAGCCATTGCCATCGATACGATTATCAATCAGAAAGGGCAGAATATGAAATGTATTTATGTCGCCATCGGTCAGAAGGAATCAAAAATAGCTAACATCGTTTCTAAACTGACTGAGACCGGAGCGATGGAGTATACGACCATCGTTTTAGCCGGCGCTTCTAATTCCGCCTCCTTATTATATATCGCCCCTTATGCTGGTTGCGCGATGGCTGAATATTTCTTAGATAAAGGTGAAGATGTTTTAATCATTTATGATGATTTATCCAAGCACGCCGTGGCCTATCGCGAAATATCTCTGTTGCTCCGCCGCCCTCCAGGCCGTGAGGCCTACCCGGGTGATGTTTTCTATCTCCATTCCCGTTTATTAGAACGCGCTTGTAAATTGAATAAGGATTACGGCGGCGGTTCGATTACCGCTCTACCAATTATTGAGACCCAGGCTGGCGACGTCTCTGCTTATATTCCAACCAATGTTATTTCTATTACCGATGGTCAGATTTTCTTGGAAGGCGATCTTTTCTATCAAGGCAACCGTCCGGCCGTAAATGCTGGTTTATCCGTTTCTCGTGTCGGCTCCAGCGCCCAGATCAAAGCCATGAAAAAGGTGGCCGGCAAGATGCGTTTAGAGGCGGCTCAATATCGCGAGCTCGCTGCCTTCGCTCAATTTGGTTCCGATTTGGATGAAGATACCAAGAAAAAATTAGAGAGAGGCAAGCGTTTGTATGAAATATTCAAACAGGACCAGTATCAACCCTTGGAAGTGGCTAAGCAGGTTATTATCTATTATTCCCTGATTAACGGCTTGATGGATAATGTCCCGGTAGACAAGGTGAGAGAATTCGAAGCCGGCTTATATCAATTTGCTGATTTGAATGATGGAGTTTTGAAATTGATTAATCAAAAGAAAGAGTTGGACCAAGAGATTGAAGATAAGATTAAATCTTTGGTCGAAGATTACAAGGCCACGCTTGATTATTTGCTTTAA